Proteins from a single region of Bos javanicus breed banteng chromosome 7, ARS-OSU_banteng_1.0, whole genome shotgun sequence:
- the SMIM3 gene encoding small integral membrane protein 3 — MEATSQIPMEVVLPKHILDIWVIVLIILATIVIMTSLLLCPATAVIIYRMRSHPILNGAV, encoded by the coding sequence ATGGAAGCCACCAGCCAGATCCCCATGGAAGTTGTGCTCCCCAAGCACATCCTGGACATCTGGGTCATTGTCCTCATCATCCTGGCCACCATTGTCATCATGACCTCCTTGTTGCTGTGCCCGGCCACCGCAGTCATCATCTATCGCATGCGATCCCATCCCATCCTGAATGGGGCCGTCTGA